The following are encoded together in the Drosophila sechellia strain sech25 chromosome 3R, ASM438219v1, whole genome shotgun sequence genome:
- the LOC116801775 gene encoding uncharacterized protein LOC116801775 has product MNNPWREIGFISKHKPKKHVKIIRIKKRVAKWKKVFERRQYELIQLHLRNRIKYLIIENLEKALAESPTKKRIQKSLK; this is encoded by the coding sequence ATGAACAATCCATGGCGCGAAATCGGCTTTATTAGCAAGCATAAACCCAAGAAACATGTGAAAATCATTCGGATCAAGAAACGCGTTGCCAAGTGGAAGAAAGTCTTCGAGCGAAGGCAATATGAATTGATACAACTTCATTTGAGAAATCGTATTAAGTATTTAATTATTGAAAATCTGGAGAAAGCATTGGCTGAAAGCCCAACTAAGAAAAGGATTCAGAAGAGCTTAAAGTAG